DNA sequence from the Phragmitibacter flavus genome:
TTCTCCCAGGAATGCGGTTCCACGAACTATATCAAGTGGGGTTTCGGGTGAGCCCACTACAGCCCATTCCATCATTTTTCCAGCAACATCTCGATTCAGAAAGTTGGCGATTATCCAAGCCCCAATTGATCGCGCCTTCACCTGATCGAAAAAGTTTCTTAATTCAAACGGTGTCCACATGCGCCCCAGCTCCTGAGCTTTTATAAGTGGGAGCATCGCTTGCATTGCAAGAGTCGGAACACTCTGCTTTTCAAGCCAATGCTTTAGCGCCAACTCAACATCCTCATTTCGATCTGACAATTCAACCCCTATCATTGTAGCGGCGCGTTCGCGGCAAATTAGATTGGGCGAAGAAAGTCTATTGATTGCGAAAATCCATGGGTCACCATAATCAACTCCATCTTGACCCTCCCATACTACTTCAGGCAACGTTTGAACTTCGCACAGTTCTTTTGCGCTCTTTACAATTTGATCCACAATCCTTTCTGCTTGCGCTATGTTTTCGGTTTTTAGAAACAATTCTACTATCCGATACCAACTGAAAATCCCCACCGCTAGGCGTCTTTGCGTTTGACTAGCGTCGTTAACTAAAGATTTCAAGATGAACTCGTGGACGCGGTCTGGAGCAACGGTTGCAATATGAATCATAATTTCTTCTGCTTCACGCTTATCATACCAATAGCGGCTCCATCCTGATGCATCACGCATCCATTCGATGAGGGCATCGAACCGATCAACTACATCTGGAGCACTATCAGCGATCTGCCACATCGTGCGCCCCATTCTCAATTCAGGATTGTGTGCTTTCACTCTTCTCACTGCATCGAAAACCTCAATGGCATCAACGACTTGCAGCCAGTGTTTACACCATTGTGCCATTTGATCGACACGATTAGTGCTGTATTCATCTTCCGATCGATCCTCTATGATGGTTAGCAGCTCAGATGGAAGCCATATTGAATAGTCCGGAAGAGTGTTATCCACCTTCCTTCCGCCGTGCTCTACAGTTTCCTTAGTGGGCGATTCTACGGATGGTGCAATCGGGCTGAATCCAAATACTGATTCAATCGAGTTTAGCGCTTCTTCAGCACGCTTATCTTTATCATCTATCCTTTGCCTGAGAATGGTTCTTTCTTCGTCTGATGAAATTGTCGTTGCGACTGTGAAATTTGCTGAACTAGACAAATCCGCATTTTGAAGGAACGCAAGTAATGCTTGGTCAGCCCGATAATATTCCTGATTCGATAATAGCCAAGCATGATAACGACGCAACCATATGAGAGTGGGGTCAGCAAGAGAGAGTGCTGCAACGAAAGATGATGAGATAACACGCGTCTCTTTGCCATCCGTGTATTTGAGAACAGTGGACGCCGGAGTGGCAAGCTTCAATATTCGTTTCAAGTCTTGTTCTTCTGGCGCTTCTCGCTTTGAAGTTAATAAGGTAGCACAATCCAACGCCTCAATAAGGGGCATGTCTTTGTGATCACCATGAGCAATGGTGTTTTGCGCCCACTCATGGAGCCAAAAATGGGCGTGCTCCATGGAGTTGTTGCGGGCCATAATGACCGAAGTCGTCCCCGATCGAGTCGCGCGAGAGCTATAATAATCAACATAACTCATGCTCTGGATTACAAAAGAGTGAACCTGATCGCAGGCTTCGGGTGATAACCAGTGATCCTGTATCTCACTGAAAGCGGCAAGTGTAGTATCTAGCCACATAGAAGGTAAATCGAATAGCCAACATATTTGGTTGGTCTTCGCCTTAAAATTTGCCGTTTTGGATTGTGCAATACAGCATATTTCATGAACGATATTTACCAATGCTCGCCTGCCGCCTCGACTCTGGAAGTAGTCGTCGTCAGGCGCATCCACCTCAGGAAATTCAATCATTCGAATCTGGTCGCGAAGGATTTCTAAAGCTGCCTCTGGATCATGCGGTAACACAGGGGCCAACTGCCTCGTTGAATCGACTAATGACCGCATTAATGTGCTCAACCACGGACTAAGCTTCACCTGAATTAGAGCTTCTTTGACCGTTTCAATACCGCCATACCGGCGGGCCCCAACCGCCCACCAGAAGAAATCAACAACTATCTCTGCCATGTTCGATTGACGCTCAGCAAGTGAGTTGCGGCGGTTTAGCTCCCCTATTTTGGGGCGTAAGCAATTGAAGCGAGTAACATGCCTTGGGCCCTTGCTATCAGCGTGAATCAACGCACCCAGAGGGTCCATTGCAATTTCGCTGTCATAAAGATTGATGACAGAATTTTTTTCATTGAGGGATATGCGAGTGGCCCATCGTGCCAGAGCATGGAACATCTGTTCCTTTAGTGTGGGATTTGCTTCGCGCGCTGTCGATAACAGCAAACGAAAGTGTCCCAATGCACTGGCCGACCTGCAACCTGCCGCAATTTTCGGCACCACACTCAAGATCTCTTGGCTATCCGTCGCCTGCACAAGACGAACAAGATAATCAGCAAGAACATCTTGATTCAAATATGAAACTAATCGGTGCCCAATCTCTTCAAAGTCAAGGTTTCGCCCGCCCATCATCCCGGGTGTGTCCCTAGAGTTTGCTGTGCGTGTGTGAAGGGTCTCTAACAGTATATCCCCCTCATGGTTTAGGTCCGCCTTTTTGACGAAGCGAGCCAAAATCGGCAGAAAGCTCGAAGGCAGGCTATCGATCCGATCCAATAATTGGAGCAACGCGAATTTGTCAGGATTAAGGCGCAAACGAGCTTCAAAGGCATCCGCCCATGATTCGTCCCCATTATTACCCAATCGCTCCGAATATTCCAGCCAGATGCCCACTTCGACCACTCGGTCCCAGCAACGAAGTTCGGCGGCTTCCCACCCCGCCCGTTCGAGCATCCGGATGCGGTCGCTAGGGGGTCTAAATTCCATTATCGACTTAACCGTCCATTCACGCGAAGGCCCTTCAATTAGAGGTTTAACATTTCCTAGAACCGCACACAGCTCCCATTGATTAGCCCATCGCCAATATTCGGGCGCGCTAGAAGTCAACCAAACGGAAGCGGCGCTCCGAAGGCTTGCGCTATATTGCTCAGTCTCAGGTCGTTCACGAATCGACACTGCCAAGCTTTGATGGTAGGGCTCAACACCAAGGCGAGAAGACTTCAAAAGGTGTCTAATGTCTTCGAATCCTCGTTGAGCATCCGATGGAGCTTCCCCAGCAGCTCGTAGCGCCTCCACCATGCCTCCAGTAGGCCAAGGCCACTCACACAGGACAAGTAGCATTAAACTTATTCTCCCAGAAGGTGACAAGCATTGCCAAAGTTCTTGATAATACTGCCGAATGTCTCCATCTGGACACCTGGGCAGCTTGTCAACTTCCTGGGCGGAGATTGGAATCCGGTGTTGAACGAGGTAATTCCAGCTGTAGCGTAAATGTAGTGGTTGCCCATCGCAGCGAGCTAAAAGCGCCCAAGCAAGTTGCTCTCTTTGATATTTTTTGTTTCCATTTCGATAGCTAGATGGAAGATAATCCTCATAAATATCTAGCCATTGATTGATTTGATTCAATCCAAAACTCGGCATTAATATCCATTCTTCCCGTGGTGCGCATTGCCTCACCCGCTGTGGGAGTTGATCATCACCTACTGGTTGCGATACCATTAGCACACTAACACCCGGTGGTGGTGGCAATAGAATGTCCATCAATCGACGTAACTCGTCTAGTGACCCATGCTCTCTCCAAACATGATCCAAGCCATCAATGATCAAGATTAATGTGCGATTCTCAGCAAGGTAGTTTGCGCCAACCACCTCTAAGCATTCAGCTAAGCTTTCTGCTCTCGGGTTCTTCGCATAGTGCTCTCCTAATGCCCGACGATGCCGTTGACGTAAGTCTGCGAGCAGTGATTCAGCAGCCACTTCATGATCAAGTCTCCCTTTAGATCGATCCCCAATGGACAAAAAATAATGATGTCGAATTACCGGCACACCGTCTTCTTCAAATTGATTGAATAACCAGCTAACAAATGTGCTTTTGCCTGACGCTGGGAAGCCTGCCAAAAAATGACAACGCGCAGTTAAATCGGACACCTCCTCCTTGAGAGATTTCACAAAATCAGGGTCAGGCTCTAAAAAGTCATTGGGCACTTCAAATCTTTGACTGAGCGACTTCGGTATTGCCCATTTAGCAGCTTCGAGAATGTGGTCGAGGTAAATGTGTCCACCCGCGCTCGGCTTGTTCCGCTCAATTGCCCATTGGCCAACAGTTTGTTTCAAGCTGAGCCATCCCAATTCGTTGCCTTTGAGTCGCAAAAATCGCTGCTTCTCGATCTGCTCGTATCTTTCGAGACCATCCCTTCCAAGCATGAAGACACATGCCTCGAAAAATGCCCGTGCATCCTCTTCGCCCACTTGCTCACGCAGCAAAGCTTTAGCTTCACTAGCAATTTCTTCCCAGCAAACATAATCATCCTGAAGACAATCATTGAGATCGCCACCCGCCCGGCGATTCGACAATATTCGGACTGACACATTCGAGTGGCTAGCTCTGACCAATTTCCACGATTCAATCCAACGTTTAAGAAGTGATGGCAACCTTTCACCTTGTCTTCTAGAGGGACGATCCTGCAACAGAGAACGCCACTCCCATGGATCGTCATCGGCATGGGGCGAAGTCGAAAACTTAACTTGCACCAGCTCAATCTTGCCATCCGCGCGATGAACACGAATATCATCCAGACAGCCTGAATCCTCTGCCTCCACTTGCATACATTCATATTCATCTGGGAACTCCATCCAATCCAACAGCATGCCCACCGCTACTATGTCCTGGTAGTCATTACCCGCCCTTATTGGCCCGGGTCGGGTGAAGATATTTTCCAGCTGATCTGACGATGCTTTTGATGCTTGGGGGAGCGGTGAAATTGGCATTGTAAATATCGCAGTGATTTTTTCGTCGGTCTGATTGGGATTGTTGAAAGAGACAAAATAATATGTTTTTCGATTTATGAAAGATAATCGACGTTTATCCAGTTCAGGAGTTTCCCGGATGTTTACGGCAAGGCATACCATGTCCCCTTTCCAGTGCCATGCTTGACTAGGTGGCCTTGCTCAAGCACACGACGGAAATGCTCTTTGAGTGTGTTCCTGCTTGCGCCGGTCGTCTTGATGATGTCGCCCATGGTTACGCGGCCATGTTGTCTGGCAAAGTCGATGATTTGCACGGCCAGTTCTGGCAAGGCTGCCATGACGAGTTTTTCCCTTTCTACCTTCAAGGCTAATCGTCGTTCTTGTTGCTGCAAGGCACGCAAAAAAAATAGAAGCCAAGGCTGCCAGTTGGGGGCGGGGGTGCGTATGCTGCCTTGAGTCTGACGAAGGGCCAGATAATAACCCTCTTTG
Encoded proteins:
- a CDS encoding AAA family ATPase, with product MVCLAVNIRETPELDKRRLSFINRKTYYFVSFNNPNQTDEKITAIFTMPISPLPQASKASSDQLENIFTRPGPIRAGNDYQDIVAVGMLLDWMEFPDEYECMQVEAEDSGCLDDIRVHRADGKIELVQVKFSTSPHADDDPWEWRSLLQDRPSRRQGERLPSLLKRWIESWKLVRASHSNVSVRILSNRRAGGDLNDCLQDDYVCWEEIASEAKALLREQVGEEDARAFFEACVFMLGRDGLERYEQIEKQRFLRLKGNELGWLSLKQTVGQWAIERNKPSAGGHIYLDHILEAAKWAIPKSLSQRFEVPNDFLEPDPDFVKSLKEEVSDLTARCHFLAGFPASGKSTFVSWLFNQFEEDGVPVIRHHYFLSIGDRSKGRLDHEVAAESLLADLRQRHRRALGEHYAKNPRAESLAECLEVVGANYLAENRTLILIIDGLDHVWREHGSLDELRRLMDILLPPPPGVSVLMVSQPVGDDQLPQRVRQCAPREEWILMPSFGLNQINQWLDIYEDYLPSSYRNGNKKYQREQLAWALLARCDGQPLHLRYSWNYLVQHRIPISAQEVDKLPRCPDGDIRQYYQELWQCLSPSGRISLMLLVLCEWPWPTGGMVEALRAAGEAPSDAQRGFEDIRHLLKSSRLGVEPYHQSLAVSIRERPETEQYSASLRSAASVWLTSSAPEYWRWANQWELCAVLGNVKPLIEGPSREWTVKSIMEFRPPSDRIRMLERAGWEAAELRCWDRVVEVGIWLEYSERLGNNGDESWADAFEARLRLNPDKFALLQLLDRIDSLPSSFLPILARFVKKADLNHEGDILLETLHTRTANSRDTPGMMGGRNLDFEEIGHRLVSYLNQDVLADYLVRLVQATDSQEILSVVPKIAAGCRSASALGHFRLLLSTAREANPTLKEQMFHALARWATRISLNEKNSVINLYDSEIAMDPLGALIHADSKGPRHVTRFNCLRPKIGELNRRNSLAERQSNMAEIVVDFFWWAVGARRYGGIETVKEALIQVKLSPWLSTLMRSLVDSTRQLAPVLPHDPEAALEILRDQIRMIEFPEVDAPDDDYFQSRGGRRALVNIVHEICCIAQSKTANFKAKTNQICWLFDLPSMWLDTTLAAFSEIQDHWLSPEACDQVHSFVIQSMSYVDYYSSRATRSGTTSVIMARNNSMEHAHFWLHEWAQNTIAHGDHKDMPLIEALDCATLLTSKREAPEEQDLKRILKLATPASTVLKYTDGKETRVISSSFVAALSLADPTLIWLRRYHAWLLSNQEYYRADQALLAFLQNADLSSSANFTVATTISSDEERTILRQRIDDKDKRAEEALNSIESVFGFSPIAPSVESPTKETVEHGGRKVDNTLPDYSIWLPSELLTIIEDRSEDEYSTNRVDQMAQWCKHWLQVVDAIEVFDAVRRVKAHNPELRMGRTMWQIADSAPDVVDRFDALIEWMRDASGWSRYWYDKREAEEIMIHIATVAPDRVHEFILKSLVNDASQTQRRLAVGIFSWYRIVELFLKTENIAQAERIVDQIVKSAKELCEVQTLPEVVWEGQDGVDYGDPWIFAINRLSSPNLICRERAATMIGVELSDRNEDVELALKHWLEKQSVPTLAMQAMLPLIKAQELGRMWTPFELRNFFDQVKARSIGAWIIANFLNRDVAGKMMEWAVVGSPETPLDIVRGTAFLGECSYYVPFAFRDHVQKLPEPIGPLFADCWRQEFANIWGEEPDRRVDEGLRTWRSLDSRERGHIGAEPRITEACRSGFDRAVAWAVASDFMTSDQAIRWCRRNIPVDVELWKIQPQPMPTWWPSVEPIKEDGLAEVPQVLWNLVDEWFNHNNPLNSQTEWVIGGLKGCVDAGSMRFGINVYPALQQRITGIIPDDELVVKAASGDLQGIWCQSLHCCDSAIQSRGSTAKFHIKECAAKVDGWAILPVTTWLEPSAIQTWQAWRKFTLPRTMLNWFSPKSCEVRAEGNEMHTILNGRVIAKWSDWTAGIEEWVDFDNGINRAGDSILIRRDLLQSLLEIFDGHWMWATTITVHISNRYGADKKARFHRVYGGSNVIMPS